Proteins found in one Mesorhizobium sp. CAU 1732 genomic segment:
- a CDS encoding DUF4212 domain-containing protein → MSDNAVQLTEEQKDRYWSKTRNLTMIALVIWFIFSIVVPWFAPQLNTMKFLGFPLGYYMIAQGSLIVFVVTIFWQNWAQDRVDDEFGLGEE, encoded by the coding sequence ATGTCCGACAATGCAGTTCAACTGACAGAGGAGCAGAAGGACCGATACTGGAGCAAGACGCGTAATCTCACGATGATCGCTCTAGTCATCTGGTTCATCTTCTCTATCGTCGTTCCGTGGTTTGCGCCGCAGCTCAACACAATGAAATTTCTCGGCTTTCCGCTCGGTTACTACATGATCGCGCAGGGATCTCTCATTGTCTTCGTCGTGACCATCTTCTGGCAGAACTGGGCCCAGGACAGAGTCGACGACGAGTTCGGGCTCGGCGAGGAATAG
- the glnA gene encoding type I glutamate--ammonia ligase: MTTAKDILKQIKDNDVKFVDLRFTDPKGKLQHVTMDIAEVDEDMFADGVMFDGSSIAGWKAINESDMVLMPDTETVHMDPFFAQSTMVILCDILDPVSGESYNRDPRGTAKKAEAYMKAEGIGDTIFVGPEAEFFVFDDVKYKADPYNTGFKLDSSELPSNDDTDYETGNLGHRPRVKGGYFPVPPIDSCQDMRSEMLTVLTEMGVRVEKHHHEVAAAQHELGVKFDALTRNADKMLLYKYVVHQVANAYGKTATFMPKPVFGDNGSGMHVHMSIWKDGKPTFAGNEYAGLSENCLFFIGGVIKHAKAVNAFTNPLTNSYKRLVPGYEAPVLLAYSARNRSASCRIPFGSNPKAKRVEVRFPDPGANPYLAFAALLMAGLDGIKNKIHPGQPMDKDLYDLPPKELKKIPTVCGSLREALQSLDKDRGFLKAGGVFDDDQIDAYIELKMAEVMRFEMTPHPVEFDMYYSV; the protein is encoded by the coding sequence ATGACGACGGCAAAAGACATTCTGAAGCAGATCAAGGACAACGACGTAAAGTTCGTCGACCTGCGCTTCACCGACCCGAAGGGCAAGCTTCAGCACGTCACGATGGACATCGCGGAAGTCGATGAGGACATGTTCGCCGACGGCGTCATGTTCGACGGCTCCTCGATCGCCGGCTGGAAGGCGATCAACGAGTCCGACATGGTCCTGATGCCCGACACAGAGACGGTCCACATGGACCCGTTCTTCGCGCAGTCGACCATGGTCATCCTGTGCGACATTCTCGATCCGGTCTCGGGCGAGTCCTACAACCGCGATCCGCGCGGCACCGCCAAGAAGGCCGAGGCCTACATGAAGGCGGAAGGCATCGGCGACACGATCTTCGTCGGTCCGGAAGCCGAATTCTTCGTCTTCGACGACGTCAAGTACAAGGCCGACCCGTACAACACCGGCTTCAAGCTGGACTCGAGCGAGCTGCCGTCCAACGACGACACCGACTACGAGACCGGCAATCTGGGCCACCGTCCGCGCGTCAAGGGCGGCTACTTCCCGGTCCCGCCGATCGACTCGTGCCAGGACATGCGCTCCGAAATGCTGACGGTCCTGACCGAGATGGGCGTGCGCGTCGAGAAACACCACCACGAAGTGGCTGCCGCTCAGCACGAGCTCGGCGTCAAGTTCGATGCGCTGACCCGCAACGCCGACAAGATGCTGCTCTACAAGTACGTCGTGCACCAGGTCGCCAACGCCTATGGCAAGACGGCGACCTTCATGCCGAAGCCCGTCTTCGGCGACAACGGCTCGGGCATGCACGTCCACATGTCGATCTGGAAGGATGGCAAGCCGACCTTCGCCGGCAACGAATATGCCGGTCTTTCCGAGAACTGCCTGTTCTTCATCGGCGGCGTCATCAAGCACGCCAAGGCGGTGAATGCGTTCACCAACCCGCTCACCAACTCCTACAAGCGTCTGGTGCCGGGCTATGAAGCCCCCGTCCTGCTCGCCTACTCGGCCCGCAACCGCTCCGCCTCGTGCCGCATTCCGTTCGGCTCGAACCCGAAGGCAAAGCGCGTCGAGGTTCGTTTCCCCGATCCGGGCGCGAACCCCTACCTCGCTTTTGCGGCTCTCCTGATGGCAGGCCTCGACGGCATCAAGAACAAGATCCATCCCGGCCAGCCGATGGACAAGGATCTGTACGACCTGCCGCCGAAGGAGCTCAAGAAGATCCCGACCGTCTGCGGTAGCTTGCGCGAAGCGCTCCAGAGCCTCGACAAGGATCGCGGGTTCCTCAAGGCCGGCGGCGTGTTCGACGACGACCAGATCGATGCTTACATCGAGCTGAAGATGGCCGAGGTGATGCGCTTCGAAATGACGCCGCATCCGGTCGAGTTCGACATGTACTACTCGGTCTGA
- a CDS encoding P-II family nitrogen regulator gives MKKIEAIIKPFKLDEVKEALQEVGLQGITVTEAKGFGRQKGHTELYRGAEYVVDFLPKVKIEVVLGDEGVEAAIEAIRKAAQTGRIGDGKIFVSNVEEVVRIRTGETGIDAI, from the coding sequence ATGAAAAAGATCGAGGCTATCATAAAGCCTTTCAAGCTCGACGAGGTGAAGGAAGCCCTTCAGGAAGTCGGGCTCCAGGGTATCACAGTCACCGAAGCCAAGGGTTTCGGGCGCCAGAAGGGGCATACCGAACTCTATCGCGGTGCCGAGTATGTCGTCGATTTTCTTCCCAAGGTGAAAATCGAGGTCGTGCTGGGCGATGAAGGCGTCGAAGCGGCGATCGAGGCGATCCGCAAGGCAGCCCAGACCGGGCGCATCGGCGACGGAAAGATATTCGTCTCGAACGTCGAGGAAGTCGTGCGCATCCGCACGGGCGAAACCGGCATAGACGCGATCTGA
- a CDS encoding NAD(P)H-hydrate dehydratase: MRERARRHGLELLTPQEMAQADRLTVEGGLLDGYGLMLRAGRAVMDAVLRRYPQAPSFDVLCGPGNNGGDGYVVARLLHEAGCAVRVWADGAPKAGTDAAIAASDCTVPARPLADFVPVSTALVIDALYGAGLARALGGQAASVAEACNAADATVLSIDLPSGIAGESGIATGAAFRATMTVTFFRRKPGHVLEPGRTACGELLVKDIGIGEDTLDTIRPAAFANGPDLWRPKFPRPSREQHKYSRGHVGVFSGGPTGTGAARLSALAAARAGAGAVTVLSPPDALLVNAAHLTSIMLKRLGSADDLREMLAKRPPDAWVLGPAFGDFARLRQMALALLDHAGRGTLVLDADGITAFRDEPDALFEAARRSGLDLVLTPHEGEFGRLFPDIGSDAVASKLERARGAAARAGAVVVYKGPDTVIAAPDGRAAVNVNGVPWLATAGSGDVLAGLIAGLAAQRMPAFEAACAAVWIHAEAAAQFGPGLIAEDLPSLVPNVLRDLIRDAHQSTRF, from the coding sequence ATGCGCGAACGGGCACGACGACACGGCCTCGAATTGCTGACGCCGCAGGAGATGGCGCAAGCCGATCGCCTGACGGTCGAGGGCGGCCTGCTCGACGGCTACGGGCTGATGCTGCGCGCCGGGCGCGCCGTTATGGACGCGGTGCTGCGACGCTATCCGCAAGCGCCGTCTTTCGACGTCCTGTGCGGTCCGGGAAACAATGGCGGCGACGGCTATGTCGTGGCGCGGCTCCTCCACGAGGCTGGCTGCGCGGTCCGCGTCTGGGCGGATGGCGCGCCGAAGGCCGGGACCGACGCGGCGATTGCCGCATCCGACTGCACCGTGCCGGCGCGACCGCTGGCGGACTTCGTCCCGGTATCCACCGCGCTCGTCATCGACGCTCTCTACGGCGCCGGCCTGGCGCGTGCGCTTGGCGGTCAAGCCGCAAGCGTGGCCGAAGCCTGCAACGCCGCCGACGCGACGGTTCTGTCGATCGACCTGCCGTCCGGCATCGCGGGGGAAAGTGGCATTGCCACCGGAGCAGCATTTCGCGCCACCATGACCGTCACCTTCTTTCGGCGCAAGCCGGGGCATGTGCTGGAGCCCGGCCGCACCGCCTGCGGTGAGCTGCTGGTGAAGGATATCGGCATCGGCGAGGATACGCTCGACACGATCCGCCCCGCCGCCTTCGCCAACGGGCCGGACCTCTGGCGGCCGAAATTTCCACGCCCGAGCCGCGAGCAGCACAAATATTCGCGCGGCCATGTCGGGGTGTTTTCCGGCGGGCCGACCGGGACGGGTGCGGCGCGCCTGTCGGCACTGGCCGCCGCGCGCGCAGGCGCAGGCGCCGTCACGGTCCTGTCGCCGCCCGACGCTCTGCTCGTCAACGCGGCGCACCTGACGTCGATCATGCTGAAGCGCCTGGGCAGCGCCGACGATCTGCGCGAGATGCTTGCCAAGCGCCCGCCCGATGCCTGGGTGCTGGGACCGGCGTTCGGCGATTTTGCGCGCCTGCGCCAGATGGCGCTGGCGCTGCTGGACCATGCCGGGCGCGGAACGCTCGTGCTGGACGCGGATGGCATCACGGCGTTCCGGGACGAACCGGACGCCCTGTTCGAGGCGGCGCGGCGTTCCGGCCTCGATCTCGTGCTGACGCCGCACGAAGGCGAGTTCGGGAGGCTGTTCCCCGATATCGGAAGCGATGCCGTCGCGTCGAAACTGGAGCGCGCGCGCGGTGCTGCTGCACGGGCCGGAGCGGTGGTCGTCTATAAGGGGCCAGACACGGTCATAGCGGCACCGGATGGCCGTGCCGCCGTCAACGTCAACGGCGTGCCGTGGCTGGCGACCGCGGGCTCGGGCGACGTGCTGGCAGGATTGATCGCGGGGCTGGCCGCCCAGCGTATGCCGGCGTTCGAGGCCGCCTGCGCCGCCGTGTGGATCCACGCGGAGGCCGCAGCGCAATTCGGCCCGGGACTGATCGCGGAGGATTTGCCGTCTCTTGTGCCGAATGTTCTCCGTGACCTGATCCGGGACGCTCATCAATCCACGCGTTTCTGA
- a CDS encoding DUF72 domain-containing protein has product MTSSGKIRAGMGGWTFEPWEGTFYPDKLSKAKQLQYASRQVKTIEVNGTYYSTFKPATFAKWAGDTPDDFVFALKAIRFSTNRRVLAEAGESVQRFLDSGVSELGDKLGPIVWQFAPTKKFVADDFGAFLALLPEKQDGVALRHAVEVRNDSFVAPDFVALARKHKVAIVYAHHNTYPEVADITGDFVYARLQRGSDDNPDCYTDKELDGWAARTKLWAEGGQPDDLPYAGDTKPAAKKPRDVFVYFITEGKVRAPFGAIALQKRVD; this is encoded by the coding sequence ATGACCAGTTCCGGCAAAATCCGCGCAGGCATGGGCGGCTGGACCTTCGAGCCTTGGGAAGGCACGTTCTATCCCGACAAGCTTTCGAAGGCGAAGCAGCTTCAATATGCCAGCCGGCAGGTGAAGACGATCGAGGTCAACGGCACCTATTATTCGACCTTCAAGCCCGCCACCTTCGCCAAATGGGCGGGCGATACGCCCGACGATTTCGTCTTCGCGCTCAAGGCGATCCGCTTTTCCACCAATCGCCGCGTGCTGGCCGAGGCGGGCGAATCCGTTCAGCGTTTCCTCGACTCCGGCGTTTCGGAACTTGGCGACAAGCTCGGTCCGATCGTCTGGCAGTTCGCGCCGACCAAAAAATTCGTCGCGGACGATTTCGGCGCTTTCCTCGCTCTCCTGCCCGAAAAGCAGGATGGCGTTGCGCTGCGCCATGCGGTCGAGGTCCGCAACGACAGTTTTGTCGCGCCCGACTTCGTCGCGCTGGCACGCAAGCACAAGGTCGCCATCGTCTACGCCCATCACAACACCTATCCGGAGGTCGCCGACATCACGGGCGACTTCGTCTATGCGCGCCTCCAGCGCGGCAGCGACGACAACCCGGATTGCTACACGGACAAAGAACTCGACGGCTGGGCTGCGCGCACGAAACTGTGGGCGGAAGGCGGGCAGCCCGACGACCTGCCCTATGCCGGGGATACAAAACCGGCCGCGAAAAAGCCGCGCGACGTGTTCGTCTACTTCATCACGGAAGGAAAAGTCCGGGCGCCCTTCGGCGCCATCGCGCTTCAGAAACGCGTGGATTGA
- a CDS encoding BrnA antitoxin family protein, with the protein MTRKWPTFVTKDLGDTEQDAAEMQRRWEVYDSEMKALIKAGGVHQDDDGWWVDNATGELIGPDPEIERPLTKADMSKAKPFKDALPDLYESIQRSRGRPKSDDPKQPVTLRLPQSVLERWQRDPDWRANMVNALEKQAP; encoded by the coding sequence ATGACCCGCAAATGGCCTACCTTCGTGACCAAAGACCTCGGGGATACCGAGCAAGACGCTGCTGAGATGCAGCGGCGATGGGAGGTATACGACAGCGAGATGAAGGCGCTGATCAAGGCAGGCGGCGTCCATCAGGACGATGACGGCTGGTGGGTGGACAACGCCACCGGCGAACTGATCGGACCTGATCCTGAAATTGAACGCCCCCTTACGAAAGCGGACATGTCGAAGGCAAAGCCATTCAAGGACGCACTCCCCGATCTATACGAAAGCATCCAGCGATCTCGCGGTCGCCCGAAGAGCGATGATCCGAAACAGCCCGTGACCTTGCGCCTTCCTCAATCTGTCCTGGAGCGCTGGCAGCGCGATCCCGATTGGAGAGCAAACATGGTGAACGCGCTGGAAAAGCAAGCGCCCTGA
- a CDS encoding BrnT family toxin: protein MKIVWDEQKRQTNLAKHGMDFASLTVEFFETARIKDTRIGRYLAVGELEGVAIIAVVFRPLGSEALSVISMRRASKTERNRS from the coding sequence GTGAAGATCGTGTGGGACGAACAGAAGCGTCAGACCAACCTTGCCAAGCACGGCATGGACTTCGCTTCCCTCACCGTCGAGTTCTTCGAGACCGCACGTATCAAGGATACCAGAATCGGCCGCTACCTCGCTGTGGGTGAACTCGAAGGCGTTGCGATCATCGCTGTTGTGTTTCGCCCGCTTGGCTCGGAAGCACTTTCGGTGATCTCCATGCGCCGGGCGAGCAAGACTGAAAGGAACCGCTCATGA
- a CDS encoding glutathione S-transferase family protein, with protein MILIGQYDSSFVRRVGIALRLCDLPFEHRPWSVFGDADKIAAYNPLTRVPTLVLDDGEVLVDSVTILDHLDSLIPADRALHPRSGTERRQSLKISALASGLADKTVSLFYERHLHETASPQWETRCLQQIRGTLAALESDRSARPAPFWFGDRIGHADIAVAASVRHMRESHPDLANIQAFPSLSSHCARLEALPVFQEISQPFLAPA; from the coding sequence ATGATTCTGATCGGACAATACGATTCGTCCTTCGTGCGCCGCGTCGGCATCGCGTTGCGGCTCTGCGACCTGCCCTTCGAGCATCGGCCCTGGTCGGTCTTCGGCGACGCGGACAAGATCGCGGCCTACAATCCGCTGACGCGCGTGCCGACGCTGGTGCTCGATGACGGTGAGGTGCTCGTGGACAGCGTCACCATCCTGGATCACCTCGACAGCCTGATCCCCGCGGATCGTGCGCTGCATCCACGCTCGGGAACTGAGCGCAGACAGTCACTTAAGATTTCGGCTCTGGCGAGCGGACTTGCCGACAAGACGGTGAGTCTGTTTTATGAGCGGCATTTGCACGAAACCGCCTCTCCGCAGTGGGAGACGCGATGTCTGCAGCAAATCCGGGGCACCCTGGCCGCGCTGGAAAGCGACCGTAGCGCACGCCCGGCTCCTTTCTGGTTCGGAGATCGCATCGGCCATGCCGACATCGCAGTTGCGGCTTCCGTCAGGCATATGCGCGAATCCCACCCCGATCTCGCCAACATCCAGGCATTTCCTTCCCTATCGAGCCATTGCGCCCGGCTGGAGGCGCTGCCGGTCTTTCAGGAAATCTCGCAGCCTTTCCTCGCGCCTGCCTGA
- the uvrA gene encoding excinuclease ABC subunit UvrA: MVDHKYISIRGAREHNLKNVDIDLPRDSLIVMTGVSGSGKSSLAFDTIYAEGQRRYVESLSAYARQFLEMMQKPDVDQIDGLSPAISIEQKTTSRNPRSTVGTVTEIYDYMRLLFARVGVPYSPATGLPIESQTVSQMVDRVLAIDEGTRLYITAPIVRGRKGEYRKELAELQKKGFQRVKVDGQFYEIADVPVLDKKYKHDIDVVVDRVVVRGDIAARLADSLETALKLAEGIAVAELADKPLDASQTGADAVNKSANETHERILFSEKFACPVSGFTIPEIEPRLFSFNNPFGACPTCDGLGTQRAIDPSLVVPEEHVSLREGAVAPWAKSSSPYYTQTLEALGNAYGFKIGDRWRDLPAEGQNAILHGTGTRKIEFSYDDGLRAYKTSKTFEGVIPNLQRRWKETESAWMREEIERFMSATPCPACNGYRLKPEALAVKIGGKHIGEVTQMSIRNANGWFVDLPALMNDKQNEIAVRILKEIRERLRFLNDVGLDYLTLSRNSGTLSGGESQRIRLASQIGSGLTGVLYVLDEPSIGLHQRDNARLLDTLKHLRDLGNTVIVVEHDEDAVLTADYVVDIGPAAGIHGGTIIAQGTPAEVMANSNSLTGQYLSGVRGIEVPAERRQGKKGKRIKVSGARGNNLKNVTAEIPLGTFTAVTGVSGGGKSTFLIETLFKAASRRIMGSREHPADHDRIEGLEFLDKVIDIDQSPIGRTPRSNPATYTGAFTPIRDWFAGLPESKARGYQPGRFSFNVKGGRCEACQGDGVIKIEMHFLPDVYVTCDVCHGQRYNRETLEVHFKGKSIADVLDMTVEEGVEFFAAVPGVRDKLVTLNKVGLGYIHIGQQANTLSGGEAQRIKLAKELSRKATGKTLYILDEPTTGLHFHDVAKLLEVLHELVEQGNTVVVIEHNLEVIKTADWVLDLGPEGGDGGGELVAVGTPEDIVTEKRSYTGQFLKDLLERRPGRRQVAAE; this comes from the coding sequence ATGGTGGACCACAAATACATTTCCATTCGCGGGGCGCGCGAGCACAACCTCAAGAATGTCGATATCGACCTGCCGCGCGACAGCCTGATCGTGATGACCGGCGTGTCGGGCTCGGGCAAGTCGTCGCTCGCCTTCGACACGATCTATGCCGAGGGCCAACGCCGCTACGTCGAAAGCCTGTCGGCCTATGCCCGGCAGTTCCTGGAGATGATGCAGAAGCCCGACGTCGACCAGATCGACGGCCTCTCGCCCGCCATCTCCATCGAGCAGAAGACGACGTCGCGCAACCCGCGCTCGACGGTCGGCACCGTCACCGAGATCTACGACTACATGCGCCTCCTGTTCGCGCGCGTCGGCGTTCCCTATTCGCCCGCCACCGGCCTGCCGATCGAGAGCCAGACCGTCAGCCAGATGGTCGACCGCGTTCTCGCTATCGACGAGGGCACACGCCTCTACATCACCGCGCCGATCGTTCGCGGCCGCAAGGGCGAGTACCGCAAGGAACTGGCCGAGCTTCAGAAGAAGGGTTTTCAGCGCGTCAAGGTGGATGGCCAATTCTACGAGATCGCCGACGTCCCGGTGCTCGACAAGAAATACAAGCACGACATCGACGTCGTGGTGGACCGCGTCGTCGTGCGTGGCGACATCGCCGCGCGCCTGGCGGATTCGCTGGAGACCGCGCTGAAGCTGGCCGAAGGCATCGCGGTCGCGGAACTCGCCGACAAGCCGCTCGATGCCAGCCAGACCGGTGCGGACGCGGTCAACAAATCTGCGAACGAAACCCACGAACGCATTCTTTTCTCGGAGAAATTCGCCTGCCCGGTGTCGGGCTTCACGATCCCCGAGATCGAGCCGCGTCTGTTCTCGTTCAACAACCCGTTCGGCGCGTGTCCGACATGCGACGGCCTCGGCACGCAGCGCGCGATCGATCCGTCTCTGGTGGTGCCGGAGGAGCATGTGTCGCTGCGCGAGGGCGCGGTCGCGCCGTGGGCCAAGTCCAGTTCACCCTATTACACCCAGACGCTCGAAGCCCTCGGCAATGCCTATGGCTTCAAGATCGGCGACCGCTGGCGCGACCTGCCCGCGGAGGGCCAGAACGCCATCCTGCACGGCACCGGCACGCGCAAGATCGAGTTCAGCTATGATGACGGCCTGCGCGCCTACAAGACGTCGAAGACCTTCGAGGGCGTCATCCCGAATCTCCAGCGGCGCTGGAAGGAAACGGAATCGGCCTGGATGCGCGAGGAGATCGAGCGCTTCATGTCTGCCACCCCCTGCCCGGCCTGCAACGGCTACCGGCTGAAGCCCGAGGCGCTCGCGGTCAAGATCGGCGGCAAGCATATCGGCGAAGTCACGCAGATGTCGATCCGCAACGCCAATGGCTGGTTCGTGGATTTGCCGGCGCTGATGAACGACAAGCAGAACGAGATCGCCGTCCGTATCCTCAAGGAAATCCGCGAGCGGCTGCGGTTCCTGAACGATGTCGGCCTCGACTACCTCACCTTGTCGCGCAATTCCGGCACGCTGTCCGGCGGCGAGAGCCAGCGCATCCGGCTTGCTTCGCAGATCGGCTCCGGCCTGACCGGCGTGCTCTACGTTCTCGACGAACCGTCGATCGGCCTGCACCAGCGCGACAATGCGCGGCTTCTCGATACGCTCAAGCACCTGCGCGATCTCGGCAACACCGTCATCGTCGTCGAGCATGACGAGGACGCCGTGCTGACGGCCGACTATGTCGTCGATATCGGCCCCGCCGCAGGCATCCATGGCGGCACGATCATCGCACAGGGCACGCCCGCCGAGGTGATGGCGAATTCCAATTCGTTGACCGGCCAGTATCTGTCCGGCGTTCGCGGCATCGAGGTGCCGGCCGAGCGGCGCCAGGGCAAGAAAGGCAAGCGCATCAAGGTGTCCGGTGCGCGCGGCAACAATCTCAAGAACGTCACGGCTGAAATCCCGCTCGGCACGTTCACCGCGGTGACGGGCGTTTCGGGCGGCGGCAAGTCGACCTTCCTGATCGAGACGCTGTTCAAGGCCGCGTCGCGTCGCATCATGGGCAGCCGAGAGCATCCCGCCGACCACGACCGCATCGAAGGCCTCGAATTTTTGGACAAGGTCATCGACATCGACCAGTCGCCGATCGGGCGCACGCCGCGTTCCAACCCGGCAACCTATACCGGCGCCTTCACACCGATCCGCGACTGGTTTGCCGGCCTGCCGGAATCAAAGGCGCGCGGCTATCAGCCGGGTCGCTTCTCGTTCAACGTCAAGGGCGGCCGCTGCGAAGCCTGTCAGGGCGACGGCGTCATCAAGATCGAGATGCACTTCCTGCCCGACGTTTACGTCACCTGCGACGTCTGCCACGGCCAGCGCTACAACCGCGAAACGCTCGAAGTGCACTTCAAGGGCAAGTCGATCGCCGACGTGCTGGACATGACCGTCGAGGAAGGCGTCGAGTTCTTCGCCGCCGTCCCCGGCGTGCGCGACAAGCTGGTGACGCTCAACAAGGTCGGCCTCGGCTACATCCACATCGGCCAGCAGGCCAACACGCTGTCGGGCGGCGAGGCGCAGCGCATCAAGCTGGCCAAGGAACTGTCGCGCAAGGCGACCGGCAAGACGCTCTACATTCTCGACGAGCCGACGACCGGACTGCACTTCCACGACGTCGCCAAGCTGCTCGAAGTGCTGCACGAACTGGTCGAGCAGGGAAACACGGTGGTGGTGATCGAGCACAATCTCGAAGTCATCAAGACCGCCGACTGGGTTCTCGATCTCGGTCCCGAGGGCGGCGACGGCGGCGGCGAACTGGTCGCGGTCGGCACCCCGGAGGACATCGTCACGGAGAAGCGCAGCTACACCGGACAGTTCCTCAAGGATCTGCTGGAGCGCCGGCCGGGACGCAGGCAGGTGGCGGCCGAATAG
- the ssb gene encoding single-stranded DNA-binding protein, which yields MAGSVNKVILVGNLGADPETRRLNSGDPVVNLRIATSETWRDKNSGERKEKTEWHQVVIFNDNLAKVAEQYLKKGMKVYLEGALQTRKWEKDGIERYSTEIVLQKFRGELQMLDSRGQGGEGGQVGYDRGGGGGRGSDFGQSGPGDDRSRDDRGGRGGSGGGGYSRDLDDEIPF from the coding sequence ATGGCGGGTAGCGTAAACAAGGTCATTCTGGTTGGGAATCTGGGCGCGGACCCCGAGACCCGCCGGCTCAATTCCGGCGATCCGGTCGTCAACCTGCGCATTGCGACCTCGGAAACCTGGCGCGACAAGAATTCGGGCGAGCGCAAGGAAAAGACCGAGTGGCATCAGGTCGTCATCTTCAACGACAATCTCGCCAAGGTGGCCGAGCAGTATCTGAAGAAGGGGATGAAGGTCTATCTCGAGGGCGCGCTGCAGACCCGCAAATGGGAAAAGGACGGCATCGAGCGCTACTCGACCGAGATTGTGCTGCAAAAGTTCCGTGGCGAGCTCCAGATGCTGGATTCGCGCGGACAGGGCGGCGAGGGCGGTCAGGTCGGCTATGACCGCGGCGGCGGTGGTGGCCGTGGTTCCGATTTCGGCCAGTCCGGTCCCGGCGACGACCGCTCGCGCGACGATCGCGGTGGACGGGGCGGTTCGGGCGGCGGCGGATATTCGCGCGACCTGGACGACGAAATCCCGTTCTGA
- a CDS encoding DUF4168 domain-containing protein: MTFRTKLLSGLSALAIGAGASFGVAQAQEPAPAPQMEAPTAQAPEMDDTKLKSFAVAFLEVTKVTQAYQPQIEAAGNTEDQQRLQQEAGEKMVEAVSEKSDISVDEYNMIIQAAQTDPELAQRINGHITEAAGGAGGAPAQPEAPAAAPAQPEAPTEPAPAPAQ, translated from the coding sequence ATGACATTCAGGACCAAACTGCTTTCCGGCCTTTCGGCACTGGCGATCGGGGCCGGCGCTTCTTTCGGCGTCGCACAGGCGCAGGAGCCCGCACCCGCACCCCAGATGGAAGCGCCGACCGCGCAGGCGCCCGAAATGGACGATACCAAGCTGAAGTCCTTCGCCGTCGCCTTTCTCGAAGTGACGAAGGTGACGCAGGCCTATCAGCCCCAGATCGAGGCGGCGGGTAACACCGAAGACCAGCAGCGGCTCCAGCAGGAGGCCGGCGAAAAGATGGTCGAGGCCGTCAGTGAGAAATCCGACATCAGCGTCGACGAGTACAACATGATCATTCAGGCCGCGCAGACGGATCCTGAACTTGCCCAGCGCATCAATGGTCACATCACGGAAGCCGCCGGCGGCGCCGGCGGGGCACCGGCCCAGCCGGAGGCTCCCGCTGCCGCACCGGCTCAGCCTGAGGCGCCGACCGAGCCGGCACCCGCTCCGGCGCAGTAG
- a CDS encoding MarC family protein — translation MPSFDTLFNAFVTLLVTIDPPGLAPLFLALTRGMNRAERKQVGLRASVIGFGLLALFAVAGAAILSIFGITLPAFRVAGGLLLFYIAFEMIFERRQERKEKSADIAITRDHIHNIAAFPLAIPLIAGPGAISATVLLSGTFSTAGERGLLVLIIAACIALTYLVFLLAERVDGFLGETGRSILTRLLGVILAALAVQFVADGIKALMAA, via the coding sequence ATGCCGAGCTTCGATACGCTGTTCAACGCCTTCGTCACGCTTCTGGTGACCATAGACCCGCCGGGGCTTGCGCCGCTGTTTCTGGCGCTTACACGCGGAATGAACCGGGCAGAGCGCAAGCAGGTCGGCCTGCGGGCATCGGTCATCGGATTTGGGCTGCTGGCGCTGTTCGCCGTTGCCGGCGCGGCGATCCTCAGCATATTCGGCATCACCCTCCCCGCCTTCCGCGTGGCGGGCGGGCTGCTGCTTTTCTACATCGCCTTCGAGATGATCTTCGAGCGACGTCAGGAGCGGAAGGAAAAGAGCGCCGATATCGCGATCACCAGGGATCACATTCACAACATCGCCGCGTTCCCGCTCGCTATCCCGCTGATTGCCGGACCGGGCGCGATCTCGGCGACCGTGCTCCTGTCGGGTACGTTTTCGACTGCGGGCGAGCGCGGCCTGCTCGTGCTCATCATCGCCGCCTGCATCGCGCTGACCTATCTGGTCTTCCTGCTGGCGGAGCGTGTCGACGGCTTTCTCGGCGAGACGGGCCGCTCCATCCTGACGCGCCTGCTCGGCGTGATCCTGGCAGCACTCGCGGTTCAGTTCGTCGCCGACGGCATCAAGGCGCTGATGGCCGCCTGA